The nucleotide sequence GCAATGTGAGAACTAGATTTTCAAatttacttaaagggttactctgccccaaaatgaagattttgtcattaatcacttacccccatgtcgttcctgtaaaagctttgttcgtcttcagaacacaatttatgatatttaggatgaaaaccgggaggcttgtgactgtcccattgactgtcaaggtccagaaaagtatgaaagacatctgccatcagtggttcaactgtaatgttatgaagcgacaagaatactttttgtacatgaagaaaactaaactttattcaacaatttgtctcctctgtgtctctccgcatcactgtagcaccattttggagaacatccgCTGAACGCAAACTGCGTATGCACCTTTGTTTCAGCCGTaccacaaggatacgttttctacatgtatttatgcttttatttgaacaaaaacaacgCGTCCGTGCAGCGCGGCAGacagaagagcgtacgctgcTTGCGTTCagtggatattctccaaaatggttctgcggtgatgcggagagacacagagaagatgaattgttgaataaagttttgttttcttcatgtacaaaaagtattcttgtcgcttcataaaattcagattgatccactgatggcagatggactattctgacgatgtctttcatacttttctggaccttcatagtgtattttacttggcagttaatgggaCATTCACAAGCCtactggttttcatccaaaatatctcaggtagtatgtctgaattcacagtattcataaaataGTAAGTGAAAATTCTCCATTGAGATTCTGACTACAAACATTCATACTACAAACATTCCTACCATATAGAACATACTATTTAACAATTGAGAAGCATTTTTTCAACTAAATTAGCTACAGTATTCGATTTCAAACACAGTGTATGATGTGTGTGCTAAAAtattgccagggtgttgctatgtggttgctggtGCATTGCTAGGGAGTTCTAAATGGTTGAtaattttctaaatttctaaataGTTGATAATTGGCTCTCTCGTGTAAAtatgagatttattttattttataccatGCAAATTTAAGGTGTCCTTTATGTCCATATTTTGCAAATGatgaatcaaacatcaaatatttagtgtttttaattcaaatcatgtatgaacaataatacaattaatgCTTGATTGCTAATGCTCAAACTGCTCAATTTACTGCAAAATAGCAAGACCTCTGCACTTATAGACAAGCACTTGTGTCACTTTTTCAGTGTTAAGCATGAAGTAAAAAGACCAGTGTTCCTTTATTCAATCAGTCCCTATTCTCCCTTTCTTGCAAGGATTATTAAGGATAATGAATGATCTGCCTGTGTGGGAGAGTGAACATTGGCCCTGAGATGAGAGAGagaagctcacacacacacacacacacacacacacacacacacacacacacacacacacacacacacacacacacacaccaacttaAGCAGGCACCATAACTGTGACCATATGCCAGCCGGCTGAGCTTTCATTTGGTGCCACTCCTTTCTCGGCATGGCTAGGAATTTGTGTACATAATTTGTGCAAATCTGTGTGTATTGGTGTATGCATTGCAATCTGTGTAAGAGCGTGAATTTTTCTTCAACACAATCTGCTGAACACAGTTAAACAACACTTCCTGGTCTTACATTCAGTCTTACATCAATAATTATGTTGCTCAATAGTTTTTACACAACTTGCTCAAAATGATTGATGTTAATTATTCTCAGCTTAATGCATTAAAGTTGAATAGTGTTAAGGGTTGGTTAAAATCGCTAACCCTAAGTATGATGCACAGACAACACCTCTAAATTAAAGCAATATTATTTTGTCTGAAAATGTCAAGTAGAAACGATCAAGCAGAGTTTGAcagtattatgtttaaatgaatatttcagGTTTATTGTGAAGCTAGGACATTAAATCCACTAAGATTAAAcctgtgtgaaagagagaaacaaacagaggATGTTATTAACAAGCGTTCAGGTGTACATGAATTCGAGCACATAAGGTGTTTATGTGTGTACCTATCTGTGTCTCGTCCACTGTATCCgctttctctgtgtctctgtatGCCTCCTCTCAGCCATTCTGATCTCTGCGGCATCACTGATGATTTATCACAAAACCTGCAACAATGATAAGGACGAAAACCATGcaggttttttttaataactcattATAACCAATCAGGATACACTCATCCCCCcagcaaccaatcagaacacactgaACCTCCAGGTTTAAAACCATGTAATGCAGTAGATGCCCATGTCTACAAGGCACAGACAGTCAGTTCAAATGAATGAGCAATCAGTTTTGTCAGTCAAATACCAGGAACAGacacagagatagacagacatgACTCACTTGCTTTGGTAGTGTGTGAGGAAGTGTTGCTGGTCGGCTGGTGTATGTGAGAGGCTTGTGATGTTGGGGGCGTTCAGGACAAATCCTGATGAGCCCTGTAGAATACAGAACAGCCAGTACACTACACTATTCCAAAAATCCCTCTTAAAGCAGCAGCGGCACACCAAAATATATCAGACTTCATTCATCTTTTGAATGGATGACTGTTCAAAGTGTTGTTGAGGCGAGCCGTGTCATCTCTGAGTGCTTTTGTGACATTAAATCGGAACTGGCACAGAACAGACTGTCTTCTAAAAGGCTTTTCTAGGAAGAAGAGCACATTTAGCTCATTTTTTACTTGTAGGATTTAGGTTTCATTTACAGATTTAGCTCACACTCTTGTAATTACAAACCTACACTATTAGAattaaaggtacaaaagctgtcactgggacagTACACTTACAAAAGGTACTTATATGTACCATGTAGGTACTAATGTGTAAAGGataattcaaccaaaaattttaattttcccataatttactcacaaaagaacatattttgaagaatgttggtaaccaaacagttgccacTGATTTCCATTGTATTTTCTCCCATACCATGGAAATCAATGGGGATCAGCAACTGTTTGGATACTAACATTATtcaaagtgtttgttttttttttagctgaagaaagaaactcataaatgtttggaacagcttgagggtgaataaatgatgacagaattaaaatttttgggtgaactatatatCCCATAAagcataatattattttatatatatatatatatataaaaaatacaaaatatttattttctaaaatacttttcaaaatgtatgtaaatatattttctatcaaTATATTGAGATTTTCTTTTGtatattttggaaaataaataaaaaaatgtataaatatatatttaaaaaaaaaatggaaaaatataccTGGACCTCTATATATTTCAGTCCAAGAAAATGCATTCACATGCAATATTTGAAGAAAAACTTGATATGTTGTCTATAACACATGTGAACACAAGGACAATATatatctaaacacacacactcacacacatatactaatatataaagaaatagaTAAGATATTTGAATAGATAAGAATCGAAAAAGCCATGGAGAAGAAATAAATTGACAAAGTCATATGGATTTGAAACaatggtgaataaatgatgatggaattgatgtttttgggtgaactatctttgAATGGTCTAATCTAATCTTCcatatatgtaaaatgtaaattggatgtttatttaaatctatttgaaCAGTCATACCCAAACAAAAAAGTGCAGATTTCACCATTACACAAGTCTAGAGGACAAAATATATTGGTTTTATTTACCACCGGCCCAATGGACCATCTAGCTGCAGCAGTTCTAGTCTTCTTTCCACTGTCTTTACCAACACCACCCTGCACAGAGGCCTGTGGGCAGAACATCCAATGAACCCTGATCCTTGATCGGAGAAGCTGTTGTAGTCTTAACTGCAGAGTTTATCTAGTGAGAGAGATACTCACTGAACTGGTCAGAGGCCTCTGGGTTTCTCTTGTAAATCCAGTTTCTCGAAGTGCACGGGAGGCAAGTTTTGGTAATGCTTCACtgccctaatacacacacacacacacacacacacacattaaatagcCTACAGACCTCATCAAGCTGACGCACATCTTAAAAAATTGTCAAGATGTTGATGGACAGAATAATAGCAGAGAGACCACCTGTAGGAAACATCCAGGAAGGAAGTCAGTCCTCATCACACTTTCCTGTGTCCTGCGAGCGTCATCCTGAAAACCATCATTACCCAGTCAGAGCAGAGAGTCAGCATAACATTGGAAAAAGAATTTCATTATATGATTCTCATCATGAATACAGCATGGATcagtgcagtttaaaaaaacatcttGACATTGATTTTGCCAGCGGATTAAAATGAggagtttacacacacacacaccatgttaATATTTTGAGGGAGGAAGGTATTTGGCTGTAGATTGGTTTCCTTAGTGTATCCAATATCTTCTATGGGTCCAACTAAAACACAAACGCACCGATCTGAAACACCTAGAGAATGCAACATcaatccacaaagaaccattatttttaaaCCACACCACTTACCCAAAACTCTGAGGCGGTGAGGAATGTAAGTGGCTTTATATTCAGTCTGACAGGACGCTGCTCTctaagacacagagagagagaaagttaaaGCACAATGAGGCCAGGCTGAAGTGACATGGCACAGTGCCCTTGAAACCTGCTGCAtttctatgtgtgtgtctttGGCTCTCACAGGTCTTGGCTGAGCTTGGAGCTGCAAATATCCGCTCTCTCTGTGTCTGGAGCCTGTGCAGGCCAAAGGCTCCGTCCCGTCGGGCAGAACCAGACGCTGGTAATGACGCTTCGTTTGAGACTCAAAACTGTCCAACAATGAGAGACTACGAGAAAAGGGAAAGTATATGCATCTACAATGATTTAGTGAGGTGCAAAAAGGCTTTGGAGTGTAAAATGTGTGTGAtttcgaacacacacacacaatctgggTCTCACCCAAACTGTGGATTATCATAGCGATCCAGGCTGGAGCTGTAGTACAGAACAGGACGGTGGTTGGCAGAGTAACCCGTCCCAAAATGATGACCGAGACATGACTGGAATAACTCCTTACCTGgataaaagaggacacaactcaTGACAAATTCAACATCCTATATTCCACAACAATAAAATTCAGCTCTTTTCCATTCAGTAGTTCGGTTGTGGAgtacaaataaattatacataataaaactttttttaattaatgaaaaagtACCATATATTATTCATTAAGGTAGCCCATATTACATAAATATGCTATATTcactgatttttttcccatttggGCCAGATTAGATGTTTACAACTTCAATTCCTCTAAAAGAGGTTGCATGAAGATTCTTTACTGCATTTCACAATAACCACGTACAAGTCTGAAACCAGACAAAAGTTgggaaaataataaagaaaataaatattcttgCATTGGTCTAGAGGTTTGAATGTTTCCAGTAAAATAAGCAatcaaaacattataaatgtgtggTAGATAAAATGGATGGCTGTTAATGTTTTCAAATTGTGGCATAGAAAAAGGCTGTTGTTTTAAATGACCTGATATTGTCTGGTTTCAGTATTAGTCTGCTCATGCCAATGtccataatcataaaaaaaaaaaaaagtacagtttgATGAATCTATACTCACTGTAAGATTGTCTGTAGGAGGTGCAATACTGGTCTAGGCCGATGTTAGCCGGACGCCCCCCTGGTCTGCCCATTCCCACCAAAGGTTTGACTGCTCCCAAGGGTCCAACCATTTGTGACTGTGACTACCTATAACAAAATACAGAACCCTGacaactgtacacacacacacacacacacacacacacgatgacAAATGTATGGTTGATCATGTgatgttttatttcaagtaacttaCCATGCACAATGGAAGAATTACAGTTTgatataaacaaacattttccAATACAGTGTCTGACTGGGGTCACATTAACACTAAGCCACGTTACTGCGGATAAAACATTCATAATGTCGTTCTAGAGATTTCATCGCCATTTATTTACTTGTTGTCATTTAAAAGTGCACTTGATGGACTTGAAACAACCATGAAACAACAAAATATGTATACtgataatattatttttgtatgatttaaataacttaataacACATAATACGTTTTTAGCCATGAACGGTTCGTCTGTTACCTGCGCGCTCCTCCGCGTAGTAAACAACATACCTGTGCGCACCGTGAGTTGCTCTTTTATCCTCGCGCTCGTTACCAGGTAACCGTTACCAGGACAATGGCAGCTCGAGCTAGTCACGTGACAGGCGTGTGGACACGACGCGGGAAGGTGAGGTTGCGGCTTTACAGTATATCACACTGTTGTTCAACAACAAAACGTTTAAATAAATTTCACGGAAAAACTTCATCTGGTGGAATTAAAGGTATGAGACATTAAACAGTAGAAAGAGAGATTTTTTTTAGTGGTCTACGAATCGAAAACGAAAATAACCTCAGACGACGACTGATGACATACAGACTAATATAGGCCACCAACCCTTAAGAAAATTATCCataattttactacaaataaaacaaaaaaacattattattaaactacTGTATGGtcaccacaaattaaccatggattatcatcatcattatgatTTGAAATGGATTTCAAACAAGACTCATTTTCTGCGCTGGACAAAACTCATCACTGCTTGAATCATTTTCATTCCTCTTGAGAATTTACCTGAGAATGGGAACGTCATCAGATATTATCCAGCGTCAGTTTGACGTCACTTTAACAGATGTCGAGTATTTTTTTGAACAGTTCAGTCACACAGCTCTTGGAgattgtggatgtgtgtgtgcactgtgcaccGGGTGGCGCTGTTGTGCTTTTCAAATGAAGCACTGGACGGGTGCCAGGAGCCTTGCCACTTCGCGCCCTTTGtttcacatcatcatcatcttgcTCAATGTCCCATGatgcacatatatgaaatatttacagtgttgggaGTGCGCTTATATATTATTATCAGATCCCAGATGTGCTTAACAACTCTATACAGTCTGCGTGGCCTTGTCCGTGTCACAGCTGAAGTAATTTGCATAATCACCATGGCCTCCGCTGTGAGTACAGCTATAGCACGTCACCCATTAACATTACTCTTCGCTCTGGAAAGATAAAGTCAAATCCATCATTACAGCGGCTATCAGCATGTCCCCGCTGTCTACCTGTCTCCCACATTAATTCTGGTTCACCTTCACTGACAGGGCGTCGTCGCTCCTATCTACCAGAGAGCGAATGCGAAATATTGCTTCTGCAGGGTGGCCTGTCGCTCTCATGGGAGCCGGGCGAGGGCGTTTATTGAGCGGTGCATGTAGGCATGACTGCCCTTGCGAATAATGGCAACGTTGGGTTTGCTCAAGCGGCGCGGTGATGTGTCCATGACCAAAAACTCGCTCCTTTTTCTGCAGTCATCTCTTCAAATGGATTAATCTTTGTGGCATGCAACAGGATACGGAACGGTGCACTACACTGGAGTTTGGTGCTGGCTTTTATCAGTGTAGGTAAGGTTCAGGTAAGTTATAGAGGTTTTTAGAGTGCCTAGGTAAGTGTTCACCAGCTGGAGGTGCCCTATGGATTTAATCTACTGTACTCCCAGAAATGTCTGGGTTGATGGACAAACTTGTGCACCCTTAGGGTGACGACCAGCCTAACCACCTCAAAAACAGCTTTGAAAAACATTTCTGGGTTAAATGTGGCTTCCCCTGGAAGGTGAGAGTTAGGTGCTTAAATTTTCATGACATGAAATGTGGCAAAAAAATTTGACATGAAAGGTTTTCCCAACTCATTTTAGGTCAGTAATATGACATGATATCAAAGTAAAACATGATATTCAACATTGGCATTCCATACCGGAGTTGCAAGTTTGCTAAAATTGTTCCTAAATAACTGGCCATTGGTTAACATTAATTAGTGGGCTTTGTGGCCTAACTGACATCAACCGAAAATGAAAAGCTTTTCTTAAAGATAACAAAGTGCACAACAAGACCAGTATTAGGAAAGCAAATGGGGTACATTTGGATATCATGTTGAATTCAAACTTTTTCTAGTTC is from Carassius carassius chromosome 43, fCarCar2.1, whole genome shotgun sequence and encodes:
- the saxo4 gene encoding protein phosphatase 1 regulatory subunit 32, which encodes MVGPLGAVKPLVGMGRPGGRPANIGLDQYCTSYRQSYSKELFQSCLGHHFGTGYSANHRPVLYYSSSLDRYDNPQFGLSLLDSFESQTKRHYQRLVLPDGTEPLACTGSRHRESGYLQLQAQPRPRAASCQTEYKATYIPHRLRVLVGPIEDIGYTKETNLQPNTFLPQNINMDDARRTQESVMRTDFLPGCFLQGSEALPKLASRALRETGFTRETQRPLTSSASVQGGVGKDSGKKTRTAAARWSIGPVGSSGFVLNAPNITSLSHTPADQQHFLTHYQSKFCDKSSVMPQRSEWLRGGIQRHRESGYSGRDTDRFNLSGFNVLASQ